A segment of the Salmo trutta chromosome 3, fSalTru1.1, whole genome shotgun sequence genome:
aagttctacacctgttgtattcagcatttcactgtaaggtctactacacctgttgtattcatcatttcactgtgaggtctactacacctgttgtattcagcatttcactgtaaggtctactacacctgttgtattcagcatttcactgtaaggtctactacacctgtagtattcagcatttcactgtaaggtctacctacacctgttgtattcagcattcactgtaagatctactacacctgtgtattcagcatttcactgtaaggtctactacacctgttgtattcagcatttcactgtaaggtctactacacctgttgtattcagcatttcactgtgaggtctacctacacctgtttgtattcagcatttcactgtaaggtctactacacctgttgtattcagcatttcactgtgaggtctactacacctgttgcattcatCATTTCActtgtaaggtctactacacctgttgtattcagcatttcactgtatagGTCTACACCTTTTTGTATTCGGtgcttgtgacaaataaaactggTATTTAATATATAACAGTCAATATGTCTGCCAGTCCACCCATCAAGGAACGTGACTTGACAAGGAACGTCCGCACTAGTCATTTTAATTCCATGAGTGGCTACCCCTGGGGAAGAGGCTAGCTGTTGTTTTAAGATACAAATCCATGGACTTACAGTTGACGTATATAAGCATGTACTGGACGGAGCTCTGCCTTGAGGTTTTCCGAGGCTGGCCACGCAGTACAGCTCCCCCGGCGTGGTGCAGCTTGGGCCCGGTGGATAGTGAATCCCTGTTTAACATTACAAACGTGATCTCCGCCCCGTCCACCGCCACCTCTAACCGGGGGAAACTCCCGGTGCAGAGACACCTAAGGATGACCAGGTGAGTTAATTACTTTATAGTGAGTGGAGAGCATATTCTTGACTATAGTGTCCATGTTAGGCAGTGgtgggaaaaagtacccaatcatcatacttaagtaaaaagtAAAGAAACCTTATAGAAAATGACattaaagtaaaagtcacccagtaaaatactacttgagtaaaagtctaaaagtatttggtttaaatatacttaagtatcaatagtatacaattttcttgtttttaaaattttCGGAGAGCCAGCAGCACACTCCAACatttagacataatttacaagcgaagcatgtgtgtttagttagtcctccagatcagaggcagtagagatgaccagggatgtttctGATGATAAGTGTGAAAATTGGACgatgttcctgtcctgctaagcattcaaaatgtaacgagtacttttgggtgtcagggaaaatgtatggagtaaaaagtacatcattttctttaggaatgtattgaagtaaaagtaaaagttgtcaaaatggtaaattaaagtacagatacaccaaaatactacttaagtggtaatttaaagtattttcacttaagtactttacgcTACTGATATTAGGACGGCCTCAGGATCACAAGGAgttgaggctgtcctaatatagACACCGTAAGTGTAACGGGGTAGAACCTTCAACCTATTTTGAACGGACCTTTGTTGATCTGCCTACTCCAGGTGATTGTTAATGAACCTTTTagtgcagtgggctaaatcagtgtcacacagagtgtttctgggtagtcttaaacaaatctactttgaaacaaaagtattcacctcacacacatggttatgggcttaagaaaagaagacacctgtaccatgtcagatatagagatgaaatgtattacattttgagtttgcatcccaatattacactttatatacttCACAGaggactgaaatataacaaaaaccatttgacatagaaacaccagatattcattttttttacattttgtataatattgattaattatgaaaaatatgaataacattccacccatgaggcctcTAGGTCATTTGACTACATACACGGGAGGCATAAATCACGGGAAAAAGAGCGGTCCTGAAAacatgtgtcacaaaacaaacaatacctcacaatgatgaggtgcaaagaactgaactaaatagtgtgtgataatgacatacaggtgtgtgaacaggtgatcagaattcaggtgattgggatctggagagggagctgcgttcaggggatctatgtgtttcaGAGCGTGAGTTGGAAGCAGGCATTACAAAAAAGAAATAGTTGTTGATTCCTGATATTATTGTCTGATTCCCATGCTCCTCGCTTTGATGTAAAGAACCTCCTccctgggcctcccgagtggcgcagcggtctgaggcactgcatctcggtgctagaggcgtcactacagaccctggtttgatcccgggctgtatcacaaccggctgtgattgggagtccccatAGGGTGGCTCGCACAtttgcgtcgtccgggttagggtttggccggggtaggccatcattgtaaataagaatttgttcttaactgacttgtctagttaaataaagacctGTGTTATGTTTAGCCCAGTCCTGATGACCTCGCCTGGCGTGTAGACCCCGGTCCTGATGACCTCACCTGGCGTGTAGACCCGGTGATATAGTACAGCTACAgcaataggatgttgtgtatttccCCACATAAATTGTAGCACATTAtgagaaaatagtcaaatatgaTAGGCGCATGGTCAAATGTGCTTATGACAAGGCTTGAAATGCCTTGTCATAAGCAAGAGGTAATTCTGTATTATCTAATCTAATCCCGCCAGATCTGTTCTGAACTCACCTTGGCGTCAGGTGATGTCACCTGACAGGGGAGGACTGTTGGCCAATTGGTCCTCAGCTGGATGACCTCatagtaggaggaggaggggacaaACAGCTCCTGTGGGTCTGGGGGGAGGGGCAGACAACTGTTATACTGTGCGGCACATATGacgccctatttcctatataatgCACAATTTTTgaacagaaccctatgggcccctggtcaaacgtactgcactatacagggaacagggtgctatttgggacctGGTGATTACACAAGCTTGTGTCTCAGTTCATCCTATTCCCAACCCCAATGTAATGCATTTCTTTGGTCAAAGAATGGGTCatttggccctggtcaaatggagTGCACTACATAGAAACCAGGGTGCCTTTTGGAACGTAGCCATGGTAACAACTCCTATGTCAGGAGGTCGGGACTTAGTACCAGGGAAGAAGACAAAGACTTTGACAGCCTTGTCGTACACCTTCCTGCAGTCCCTTTCTTCACAGTACATGGGAAGCAGGTGTATTCTCCAGTGTCTGCTCCTGTAGAGTTGGACAGGGTCAGGGTGCCGTACCGGTCATGCTGCACCGTCCTGTACGAACACAAAGAAACAAGAGTCCCTCACACCAAAGCCACACAGGCCTACATACAGCATCTCTATACAAATAGAGAGGCAAGAAATGAGTCCCTCACACCAGATGCgaacaaagattttttctttaacgagtccgacgcaaaggatacactgctttctcgggaacgggCCCATATCCCCGACGGAGAAAAAGGGagcggaggtcgggctgccttctgagaattcgtaggcgggTGAGTACACCTCCACTACCATCCCTACTATTGATCAAGACTATccgggaagattaaactaccaacgggacatcaaaaactgtaatatcttgtgtttcaccgagtcgtggctgaacgacgacacggataatatagagctgacgggattttccatgcatcggcaggacagagaagctacgtctggtaagacgaggggcggggttgtatgtctatttgtcaatacCAGCTGGTGCGAGATGTCTAAtgttaaagaagtctcgaggtattgctcgcctgaggtagagtacctcatgataagctgtagaccacactatctaccaagatcATAATTgtttcctcctgattcctgcttacaagcaaaactaaagcaggaagtaccagtgactcgctcactacggaagtggtcagatgacgcggatgctaggctacaggactgttttgctagcacagactggaatatgttccgggattcatccaatggcattgaggagtacaccacctcagtcataggcttcatcaataagtgactacagctcagcgttcaacaccatagtgcccacaagctcatcactaagctaggaccctgggactaaacacctccctctgcaactggatcctggacttgctgacgggccgcccccaggtggtaagggtagacaacaacatgtctgccacgctgatcctcaacatgggggcccctcaggggtgcgtgcttagttccctcctgtactccatttTCACCCCCTGACTGCGTGGCCtatccaataccatcattaagtttgctgacgacacaagagctgtaggcctgatcaccgacaacgataagacagcctataaggaggaggtcagagacctggcagtgtggtgccaggacaacaacctctccctcaatgtgagcaagacaaaggagctgattgtggactgcaggaaaaggcaGGCGAACagacccccattaacatcgacagggctgtagtggagcgggtcgagtatttcaagttccttggtgtccacatcaccaacaaactgtcatggtccaaacacaccaagacagtagtgaagagggcacgataacaCATTTCCCCCCtcaagagattgaaaagatttggcacgagtccccagatcctcaaaaagttctacagctgcaccatcgagagcatcctgaccggttgcatcatcgcctggtatggcaactgctcggcctccgaccgcaaggcgctacagaggatagtgcgtacggcccagtacatcactggggccaagcttcctgctatccaggattatatactaggcggtgtcagaggaaagcccaaataATTCTGAAagattccagtcacccaagtcataaactgttctctctacacctgttgtattcggcgcatgtgacaaataaggtttgatttgatttgatgactcaGCAACTAATATTGGACTATCCTTGCAAGAAGtcgtttttttattatttaagtTTTATACAGGCAAGTCAACATTGAGACAGGTCCCTTTTTTCTAGTGAGTCCTTGTTGCCGTGGAGTCACATCGTCAAAAGGCCCCGGAGTCTCACCTGAGTCTCCCCTCGTCGTCCTCCTCCAGGTAAACAGGAACGCCCCACCCAACAGGGTTCCCTTTACACCTCAGCTCCAGGGTGTCGCCGGACCGGATGCTCAGACTGTCCCCCACATGCTGGAACTTCCCCTTGTTCACCACCTATGGTATAAACCAGGGAGGAGAAACACGCACGGCAGTTAACCTTTAGTGTTCATTACGTTTAAACAAAAGAGAAGCCATCACATTGCTTTTCGCTAGTATTACTTATTTTTGTTCAagcttcgtcagagcttttgtgaatgtTTGTAATTTGCACTTTATTAGTAGACATTACTCCACCAACATCCGTTGATTGTGTCAAATATCTCAAacattcaagtgtttttttgatttgtgtacataatgtttatCTTTAATGTGGACTATGTATATGTACAGATTTTATGAAGACGCCAATCTGTCATGGCAGCCTCAAGATTATGAAAATGCAAAATGAGGCTTTCTCTCGCGAATaatttgaaatgtattcaattctACCTGTGTCAGGTGAACAGGTCCCTGGTTGGCTGCTGATGGTGGAGCCAGTGTTGCTTTAACCTTGGGTTTGGTTGTGGCTTTACCTGCTCCCCTCACTGGTTTACCCTTACTGGATTTGGGCTTACGGTCTGGTGGGGTGGTCCGTCCCTCTTGCTCATCCTGCTGGCACTGTCCTGCAGAGCAAGTATCCAATATTGAATTTGTATTCTTTGAAATACACTTAACCATAGTCACAAGCACAGTAAGTTCCAGGTCAATGCAACAAATAAAAGCACGAAGAGTCGAATGTTGATTTGATGTTAGATTAAAACATTGCAGTATGCCATTGGTAACCATACTTGGGCAATAACAGGAATATCCTGCAAAGGAATTTACTATACAGACAGACTGCATGAGGTGAAACCAAATGAAATGTAACTAACTCAAGAAATGCCATCAAAGTTCACAATAAGTCAGAGTAATGCAACCATCTACTGATCTCCTCCTGTACCTCACTAGCCTAGTGGATGTTTAGGAATGCACATTATCCACAGCCACACAGAGAGGAAATAAAGTCACTTACCAAACTCCAGGATTAACCCACAGATGAGGAAAGCCCCCAATAACACCAGCCTCCACTTCTCCCCTGAGCCGTTTACTGCCACCATGGCTCCTGTGATGTACAGACCAATGAACCCACCGACTGACTGACCGCAGGATTAACAGTTCACAAGGTTCACAACCGCAGTACAACAGGGAACGCAACAAGGACTGAAAGACATGAAAATTAaagaagggggtagagagagaaggagagagggagagatggagggagggagggagaaggaggtttGCTGCGTGACTGCGAAATGAGTGGTCAGCTGTTTAGCCAAATCACACACATTCCTCTACTGACCAaaagagaatgaaagaaagaaagaaagagagagagagagagagaggcagatagagggagagagggagaagtagacacagagagagagagagggagagagagagagagggagagagcgagggagagagcaggggaaagagggagagggagaagtagagagagagagagagagagagagaggcagatagagggagagagcgagggagagagcgagggaaagggggagagagagagtctccccaaATTCTTCCTGTGGTGCTCAATGGAGCCATTCAGGGGCCTGTGGTCCAATCAGGGGCCGGGAATGGAGGCCCCTCCACCCTGCTACGTCTGGGACTGCTGAGACTGTTTATTTAGCTGGAgaagtggagtgagagagagaaaaagctttGCATAGTAGCAGTGGCCCTCTGAACTACCTTGAAGATGTAAATAACAGTTGTCATTGTGTTGATGATAAAGTGTTTTGGTTAGGTTAGACTATTTGTTTAGCTGGTGAAGTGAAGTAAGAAGAGCACGGCAGGTTGGCAGTGGCCCTCTGAAGTACAGAAGCGATATCTTTTAAAAGTAAACAACATGGGAATTTCTAATACTACTCTTTTCATTGGATTTAGTTTGTTTAGCTGGAGAggtgggatagagggagagaagcatGATCAACCTGAACTACCGTGCCTCATAACTTGAAGACGGAAATAGAGTATACTCTATAACAGTTTTTCCTAAAGGTCTTGCGTTTTGACCCACATACACAAAAGCTCCTCTGAGGTTGTAAATAAATGGATCAGATGTTTCTAGGAGTAAAGTATTGCACCATTTAGGAAACAGGAAGCTAACAATAATTATGTTTTTAACGCGGTGTTGGGGAATACTCTGAAAAGAttgtttaccaagctaccaatgaCTTACACTGGAAGAAGTAAACCTACACCAAACCTACCCtcaagaaaaatatagtttacttaacttAAGTTACTTTAAAAAAGTAGTTCAATACATAAAAACTACTTCCTGATAAATTATCATATCTAAATCTAAAATGTCATAGaatacaaattgcaagaacagatctggagtcagatgttaacagaatgtgtaattcagcctattaaacacaacaacaaatgtttcaagtgagaattaggaaGGTCTGATGCCAAAAAATAAAGACAATTATTgctaaaacagtagtgtgtagttccagtagttagctacaccgcaacatggtaaaacagtagtgtgtagtttgcTACACCGCTACagggttaaacagtagtgtgtagttccagtagttagctacaccgctacatggtaaaacagtagtgtgtagttccagtagttagctacaccgctacatggtaaaacagtagtgtgtagttccagtagttagctacaccgctacatggtaaaacagtagtgtgtagttccagtagttagctacaccgctacatggtaaaacagtagtgtgtagttccagtagttagctacaccgctacatggtaaaacagtagtgtgtagttccagtattTAGCTATACTGCTTCAGGGTAAAACAGTAGTgggtagttagctacaccgctacagggtaaaacagtagtgtatagttccagtagttagctacaccgctacatggtaaaacagtaattaactactgaaaacactacctagattAGAATTTAGTTAAACCACCACCAAGCTACTGCTAAATATAGTTAAactactagttgaactacatgtggTTTACTACTCCCCAGCACTAGTTGAACGTGTATTTGTATGAATGGTACTGTATGGAAGGCCTAATGTAATATCTTACTCATTCATGACACAGTAACAACATACTCATGTGGGGGCCTCTGTTTATGGAAGCATATAGCTGCCATCATTCAAGTTAAATGGTATATGCTTCCAGATCTATAAATATTGATTTGTTCATTATAATATAGGTATTCGAATAGATAACAGCATAGTAATAAAGAAAACTCTTACAGTTTGAACTCTAAgttatcagtggtggaaaaaagtacccaattgtcaaacttgagtaaaagtaaagataccttaatataaaatgacttaagtaaaagtgaaagtcccccagtgaaatactacttcagtaaaagtcaaaaaagtatttgtttttaaatatactttaagtatcaaaagtaactgtaattgataaaatgtacttaactatcaaaagttaaactaaaagtataaatattttcaaattccttatattaagcaaatcagacggcacgattttcttttttaaagttttatttactgatagccaggggcacactccaacattctgACATAATTTTAAAAACGAAGCATTTGGACATACTTTGTGATGGAAATTATGATGGAATAGCTTAACATCAGTTAGCACAGGGAGATAAGAGTTCATGAAGGCACTTCTGTGGAAAGACGTGACCTGAACATGCCGGAATAACACACACAATAAATCACTCCAGTGGGACCTCTGGGTGCTACGTTTTGCTTTGATGTGAATTACAGTACCACATCAAAGCCATCCATATTATACAAATGTACTGCCCTTTCCACCTATGGTCTACGCAATCTTTATTTTACCACAACATACACATATCAATGTTTTCTATTGCATAGAAGATGAAAGTTCTTTGTCCATGTTTTGAACCTGCATGGAATATATGGCGTAATTAAAGAGTAGAGTATTGGAATGTATTCTGTATGGGGTAATTAAAGAGTAGAGTATTGGAATGTATTCTGTATGGGgtaattcaaatcaaataaaataaaatttatttatatagcccttcgtaaatcagctgaaatctcaaagtgctgtacagaaacccagcctaaaaccccaaacagcaagcaatgcatgtgaaagaggcacggtggctaggaaaaactccctaggaaaaactccctagaaaggccaaaaacctaggaagaaacctagagaggaaccaggctatgaggggtggccagtcctcttctggctgtgccgggtggatattataacagaacatggtcaagatgttaaaatgttcataaatgaccagcatggtcaaataataataatcattgtagttgtcgagggtgcaacaagcacgtccggtgaaaaggtcagggttccgtggccgcaggcagaacagttgaaactggagcagcagcatggccaggtggactggggacagcaaggagtcatcatgccaggtagtcccgaggcatggtcctagggctcaggtcctccgagtgaaagaaagaaagagagaaagagagaattagagagagcatatttaaattcacacaggacaccggataagacaagagaatactccagaggaaacagactgaccctagccccccggcacataaactactgcagcataaatactggaggctgagacaggagggatcagaagacactgtggccccatccgatgatacccccggacagggccaaacaggcaggatataaccccacccactttgccaaagcacagcccccacaccactagagggatgtctacaaccaccaacttaccgtccgaagacaaggccgagtatagcccacaaaatctccgccgtggcacaacccaagggggggcgccaacccagacaggaagaccacgtcagtgactcaacccactcaagtgacgcacccctcccatggacggcatggaagaacaccagtaagtcagtgactcagcccctgtaatagggttataggcagagaatcccagtggaaagaggggaaccggcaaggcagagacagcaagggcggttcgttgctccagcctttccgttcaccttcacacccctgggccagactacacttaatcataggacctactgaagagataagtcttcagtaaagacttaaaggttgagactgagtctgcgtctctcacatgggtaggcagaccattccataaaaatggagctctatagtagaaagccctacctccagccgtttgcttagaaattctagggacaattaggaggcctgcgtcttgtgaccgtagggtacgtgtaggtatgtacggcaggaccaaatcggaaagataggtaggagcaagcccatgtaatgctttgtaggttagcagtaaaaccttgaaatcagcccttgccttaacaggaagccagtgtagggaggctagcactggagtaatatgatcaaatattttggttctagtcaggattctagcagccgtatttagcactaactgaagtttgtttagtgctttatccgggtagccggaaagtagagtattgcagtagtccagcctagaagtaacaaaagcatggattaatttttctgcgtcatttttggacagaaagtttctgatttttgcaatgttacgtagatggaaaaaagctgtccttgaaacagtcttgatatgttcttcaaaagagagatcagggtccagagtaacaccgaggtccttcacagttttatttgagacgactgtacaaccatccagattaattgtcagattgaacagaagatctctttgtttcttgggacctagaacaagcatctctgttttgtccgagtttaaaagtagaaagtttgcagccatccacttccttatgtctgaaacacaggcttctagcgagggcaattttggagcttcaccatgtttcattgaaatgtacagctgtgtgtcgtccgcatagcagtgaaatttaacattatgttttcgaatgacatccccaagaggtaaaatatatagtgaaaacaatagtggtcctaaaacggaaccttgaggaacaccgaaatgtacaattgatttgtcagaggacaaaccattcacagagacaaactgatatctttccgacagataagatctaaaccaggccagaacttgtccatgtagaccaatttgggtttccaatctctccaaaagaatgtggtgatcgatggtatcaaaagcggcactaagatctaggagcacgaggacagatgcagagcctcggtctgacgtcattaaaaggtcatttaccaccttcacaagtgcagtctcagtgctatgatggggtctaaaaccagactgaagcgtttcgtatacattgtttgtcttcaggaaggcagtgagttgctgtgcaacagctttttctaaaatttttgagaggaatggaagattcgatataggccgatagttttttataatttctgggtcaagattcggctttttcaagagaggctttattactgccacttttagtgagcttggtacacatccggtggatagagagccgtttattatgttcaacataggagggccaagcacaggaagcagctctttcagtagtttagttggaatagggtccagtatgcagcttgagggtttggaggccatgattattttcatcattgtgtcaagagatatagtactaaaacactttagtatctcccttgagccaaggtcctggcagagttgtgcagactcaggacaatggagctttggaggaatacccagatttaaagaggagtccgtaatttgctttctaatgatcatgatcttttcctcaaagaagttcataaatgtattactgctgaagtgaaagccatcctccatttgcgaatgctgctttttagttagctttgcgacagtatcaaaaagaaatttcggattgttcttattttcctcaattaagttggaaaaataggatgatcgagcagcagtgagggctcttcgatactgcacggtactgtctttccaagctagtcggaagacttccagtttggtgtggcgccatttccgttccaattttctggaagcttgcttcagagctcgtgtattttctgtataccagggagctactttcttatgacagatgtttttaatttttaggggtgcaactgcatctagggtattgcgcaaggttaaattgagttcctcggttaggtggttaactgatttttgtcctctgacgtccttgggtaggcagagggagtctggaagggcatcaacgaatctttgggttgtctgagaatttatagcacgacttttaatgctccttggttggggtctgagcagattatttgttgcaattgtaaacgcaataaaatggtggtccgataatcaaggattatgaggaaaaacattaagatccacaacatttattccatgggacaaaactaggtccagagtatgactgtggcagtgagtaggtccagagacatgttggacaaaacccactgagtcgatgatggctccgaaagccttttggagtgggtctgtggacttttccatgtgaatgttaaagtcaccaaaattagaatattatctgctatgactacaagatccgataggaattcagggaactcagtgaggaacactgcatatggcccaggaggcctgtaaacagtagctataaaaagtgagtgagtaggctgcatagatttcatgactagaagctcaaaagacgaaaacgtcattgttttttttttgtaaattgaaatttgctatcgtagatgttagcaacaccttcgcctttgccggatgcacggggggtatggtcactattAAAGAGTAGAGTATTGGAATGTATCCTGTATGTGGTAATTAAATAGTAGAGTATTGGAATGTATTCTGTATGGGGTCATTAAAGAGTAGAGTATT
Coding sequences within it:
- the LOC115166995 gene encoding LOW QUALITY PROTEIN: platelet-derived growth factor receptor-like protein (The sequence of the model RefSeq protein was modified relative to this genomic sequence to represent the inferred CDS: inserted 1 base in 1 codon; deleted 7 bases in 5 codons), which encodes MVAVNGSGEKWRLVLLGAFLICGLILEFGQCQQDEQEGRTTPPDRKPKSSKGKPVRGAGKATTKPKVKATLAPPSAANQGPVHLTQVVNKGKFQHVGDSLSIRSGDTLELRCKGNPVGWGVPVYLEEDDEGRLRTVQHDRYGTLTLSNSTGADTGEYTCFPXYCEERDCRKVYDKAVKVFVFFPDPQELFVPSSSYYEVIQLRTNWPTVLPCQVTSPDAKVSLHREFPPVEVAVDGAEITFNVKQGFTIHRPKLHHAGELYCVASLGTSRQSSVQYMLIYVNYPVAPRPPVIQASSNSVAIGQNLQVTCTVIGEQDVVIDFTWEYPGQQIGRPLYTQDSVHPDGGGLGRQQSQTILLVDEVREVDGGTYTCTAQNLQGSRTTSTIIKVLAAPAAAAKDKVKVKPKPKKP